One Rosa chinensis cultivar Old Blush chromosome 3, RchiOBHm-V2, whole genome shotgun sequence DNA window includes the following coding sequences:
- the LOC112194437 gene encoding triacylglycerol lipase 2 encodes MAKYPSNPLLLVALICAFAAAGINSLDQNGICKSLVETQGYTCQDHQVTTEDGYILGLQRIPSGRSSNNSTAQKLPVLLQHGLTMDAAAWLINPPDQALAFILADKGFDVWLANARGTQASRGHQSLSTNDPTYWEWTWDQLAAYDLPAFFNYVNNQTGQKVHYVGHSLGTLSVLAALSQQKLSNTLRSAALLSPVAYLGQITTMLGKISAQSHSADGLYASGIREYPPQGVAGQNLETFLCSQPGVDCSNFMAAVTGPNCCITPTSSNLIFQHIPQSTSTKNMVHLSEMIRRGTITMFDYNFPAINMQHYNQLTPPVYNMASILKDVPLFLGYGGRDALSDVNDVKALLNDLSDHDKDKLVEQYVEEYAHMDFIMGGNANQKVYDPLLTFFGQH; translated from the exons ATGGCCAAGTACCCTTCAAACCCTCTGCTTCTTGTGGCTCTAATTTGTGCTTTTGCAGCTGCAGGAATCAACAGTCTTGATCAAAATGGTATTTGCAAATCATTGGTGGAGACACAAGGCTATACTTGCCAAGACCATCAA GTAACGACAGAAGATGGTTACATCCTCGGATTGCAGAGGATTCCATCTGGACGTTCCAGTAACAATTCGACCGCTCAGAAGCTGCCTGTTTTATTACAACATGGACTTACGATG GATGCTGCAGCATGGCTAATCAATCCTCCAGATCAAGCTTTGGCGTTTATCTTAGCCGACAAGGGGTTTGATGTATGGCTTGCTAATGCTCGAGGAACGCAGGCTAGCCGTGGACACCAATCACTTAGTACTAATGATCCG ACTTATTGGGAATGGACATGGGATCAATTGGCTGCTTATGATCTTCCTGCTTTCTTTAATTATGTGAACAATCAAACAGGACAGAAAGTACACTATGTTGGCCATTCACTG GGAACATTGTCAGTATTAGCTGCCTTGTCACAACAAAAGCTGAGTAACACACTAAGATCAGCTGCTTTACTTAGCCCGGTTGCTTATCTGGGTCAGATCACCACAATGTTGGGAAAAATTTCTGCTCAATCACATTCTGCTGAT GGACTCTACGCCTCTGGTATCCGCGAATATCCTCCTCAAGG GGTAGCTGGACAGAACTTGGAGACATTTCTCTGCTCACAACCGGGTGTGGACTGCTCCAATTTTATGGCGGCTGTAACCG GTCCTAATTGCTGCATAACTCCAACAAGTTCAAATCTTATCTTTCAGCATATACCACAGTCCACTTCCACAAAAAATATGGTGCATTTGTCTGAAA TGATCAGGAGAGGAACAATAACAATGTTTGATTACAATTTTCCGGCCATTAACATGCAACACTACAATCAGCTTACTCCTCCGGTGTACAACATGGCAAGCATTCTGAAAGACGTTCCTCTTTTCTTGGGCTATGGAGGGAGAGATGCACTTTCGGACGTCAATGATGTGAAGGCTTTGCTTAATGACCTTAGTGATCATGACAAGGACAAGCTTGTGGAACAATACGTGGAGGAGTATGCTCATATGGATTTCATTATGGGTGGGAATGCCAATCAAAAAGTCTACGATCCTCTGCTCACTTTCTTCGGGCAGCATTGA